From one Nematostella vectensis chromosome 7, jaNemVect1.1, whole genome shotgun sequence genomic stretch:
- the LOC5503393 gene encoding glycine-rich RNA-binding protein GRP2A: protein MADGGNRGRKLYIGNLNFNSDEAEIEQAFEEFGVEKVDILRDKESGRSRGFGFVLLQSADQIAPAIENMNQSSVGGRNITVALALDKTENRGGGGRRERGGRGGGGGYGGGGRSYGGGGGGGGFYQDSYGGGGGGGW, encoded by the coding sequence ATGGCTGACGGAGGTAATCGAGGTCGAAAGCTCTATATCGGCAACCTTAACTTCAACTCTGATGAGGCTGAAATTGAGCAAGCATTTGAAGAGTTTGGTGTCGAAAAAGTCGACATTTTGCGAGATAAAGAATCGGGTAGATCTCGTGGCTTTGGATTTGTTCTTCTCCAATCAGCCGACCAAATTGCGCCAGCTATCGAGAACATGAACCAGAGCAGCGTCGGTGGAAGAAATATCACTGTTGCCCTTGCTCTGGACAAGACAGAAAacagaggaggaggaggaagaagagAAAGAGGAGGCAGGGGTGGCGGTGGAGGATACGGAGGCGGTGGAAGGTCTTATGGCGGCGGTGGTGGCGGAGGAGGATTCTATCAAGACAGCTATGGAGGTGGCGGTGGAGGTGGATGGTAA